The following are encoded together in the Salvia hispanica cultivar TCC Black 2014 chromosome 6, UniMelb_Shisp_WGS_1.0, whole genome shotgun sequence genome:
- the LOC125196765 gene encoding LEAF RUST 10 DISEASE-RESISTANCE LOCUS RECEPTOR-LIKE PROTEIN KINASE-like 1.2, which yields MAPKARLLPLLPLITTFLFVATNVNSVNSPPPPSCAPFDCGNGLTLSYPFHPQIHHPHSCGYPNLAISCANSQPILHISNNPYAVQSLNTTDNSITVTYGGEIESCPIAARSVALDHSDYSPLSYNNTGNKLVRFYYNCTAYPPSAAGIKCLQRGAKHSYAFLEGSEPESEWMSHCESSVVAPVIESAVDDLRNGSGNAVELGFKLAWELVDGSCKACEESGGFCGYSSNGGGDRNFVCFCSNGRNSSLTCHVSGEVSKSKTSKPNYVAIGSVIFGGVMLTLTVVFFIKMKNGVPKYGFNRLPTTSGK from the exons ATGGCGCCAAAAGCTCGCCTTCTTCCACTTCTACCCCTCATCACCACCTTCCTCTTCGTAGCAACGAATGTCAATTCGGTCAATTCTCCGCCACCGCCGTCGTGCGCCCCCTTCGACTGCGGCAACGGCCTCACCCTCAGCTACCCATTCCACCCCCAAATCCACCACCCGCACTCCTGCGGCTACCCAAATCTCGCCATCTCATGCGCCAACAGCCAACCAATCCTCCACATCTCCAACAATCCCTACGCCGTACAAAGCCTCAACACCACCGATAACTCAATCACCGTCACCTACGGCGGCGAAATCGAATCATGCCCGATCGCCGCCCGATCCGTTGCGCTGGACCACTCCGATTACTCTCCCCTCAGCTACAACAACACCGGCAACAAATTGGTCCGTTTTTACTACAATTGCACCGCGTATCCGCCGTCGGCCGCCGGAATTAAGTGCCTGCAGCGAGGCGCGAAGCATTCGTACGCGTTTCTGGAAGGATCGGAGCCTGAATCGGAGTGGATGAGCCACTGTGAGTCCAGTGTGGTTGCGCCGGTGATCGAGAGCGCGGTGGATGATCTCCGGAATGGATCGGGGAATGCGGTGGAATTAGGGTTTAAATTGGCGTGGGAATTGGTTGATGGATCGTGCAAAGCGTGCGAAGAGAGTGGGGGATTTTGTGGGTATAGTTCTAACGGTGGTGGTGATCGGAATTTTGTTTGCTTTTGCAGTAATGGACGAAATAGCTCGCTCACGTGCCACGTGTCTG GTGAAGTGTCGAAGTCAAAGACATCCAAACCTAATTATGTGGCAATTG GTTCAGTTATTTTTGGAGGTGTGATGTTGACACTCACTGTTGTATTTTTCATTAAGATGAAAAATGGTGTGCCAAAATATGGATTTAATCGTCTTCCAACAACTTCTGGAAAATAG